The Streptomyces sp. NBC_01298 genome contains the following window.
CGCCATCCTCGTCTACCTGCGCGATCCCCTGCCGGTCGGCGACGAGCGGCCCGTCGGACCGGTCGTTTTAAGGCTCCGCCGAACCGACCGGCTCCGGCCGATCGACGAGTTCACGGGAGCGGGAGCCGCGGCGGCCGCGGGAGCGGGAGCCGGCCTCGCCGGAGCGATGACCCCCGACGGCGAGCTCGACTTCAGCCAGCTGGCCCTGGTCGGCCCGCAGGGTGACCTGCCCGCGGCCGAGCTCTGCGAGATCCGCCCCGGCGGGGCGCTCGCCGAGGTGCTGCGCGGCGTACGGCCCGTCTTCGGGTCCTCCGCCGCCGCCCGCGCCGCGCTGCCGGAGCTGCTGGGCGCCGACCACCCGGTCCCGCGCGGCCAGCGGGCCATCCTCGCGCCGCTGCGGGGCCGCCGCCGCGTCATCGGCGCGGCGGTGTTCCTGCGCACCCCGGAGCGCCCGGCCTTCGAGACGAACGACCTGCTCGTCGCCGCGCAGCTGGCCACGCACACGGCGCTGGGCATCGACAAGGCCGTGCTCTACGGCCGCGAGGCCTACATCGCCGACGAGCTCCAGCGCACGATGCTGCCCGACAGCCTCCCCCAGCCCACCGGGGTCCGGCTCGCCAGCCGCTACCTGCCCGCCGCCGAGACGGCCCGGGTGGGCGGTGACTGGTACGACGCCATACCCCTGCCCGGCAGCCGGGTCGCACTCGTCGTCGGCGACGTCATGGGCCACTCCATGACCTCCGCCGCCATCATGGGACAGCTCCGTACGACGGCCCAGACGCTGGCGCAGCTCGACCTGCCGCCCGCCGAGGTCCTGCACCACCTGGACGAACAGGCCCAGCGCCTGGGCTCCGACCGGATGGCCACGTGCCTCTACGCCGTCTACGACCCGGTGTCGCACCGGATCACCATCGCCAACGCCGGCCACCCGCCGCCGGTCCTGCTGCACCTGGGCGGCCGCGCCGAGGTGCTGCGGGTGCCCCCCGGCGCCCCGATCGGCGTCGGGGGCGTGGACTTCGAGGCGGTGGAGCTGGACGCCCCCGCCGGGGCCACCCTCGTGCTGTACACCGACGGGCTCGTCGAGTCCCGGCTGCGGGACGTCTGGACCGGCATCGAGCAGCTCCGCGAGCGCCTCGCCACCACCGCGCAGCTGACGGGCCTGGACCACCCGCCGCCGCTGGAGGCCCTGTGCGACGACATCCTGGACATGCTCGGCCCCGGTGACCGGGACGACGACATCGCGCTGCTCGCGGCCCGGTTCGACGGGATCGCGCCCAGCGACGTGGCGTACTGGTTCCTGGACCCGGAGGAGACCGCTCCGGGCCGGGCCCGCCGGTTCGCCCGCCGCGCGCTGGCGCGCTGGGGGCTGGAGGAGCTGGAGGACTCCCTGGAGCTCCTGGTCAGCGAGGTCGTGACGAATGCCGTGCGGTACGCCGAGCGGCCCGTGACCCTGCGCCTCCTGCGGACGGACGTACTGCGCTGCGAGGTCGGCGACGACTCCCCGCAGCTGCCGCGCCAGCGCCGGGCCAGGGACGACGACGAGGGCGGCCGCGGCCTGTTCCTGGTCAACCGGATGGCCCGCCGCTGGGGTGCCACCCGGCTGAGCAGCGGCAAGGTCGTCTGGTTCGAGCTCGCGCTGCCGGCCGCGCCGGGGGCGCCGGAGCGCCACTGACCGGAGCGCGGTCCGTACCCGCGCACGCCACTGCCCCGCGGCTTCGCGCCTGCGGGGCAGTGGTGCGTACGGGTACCGATCGTGCGGTGCCTACCGTTCGGGTTCCTCTTCCGGCGGCGGGGGCTTCGGCGTGTTCGACTTCGAGGAGGACGCGGTCGGCTTCGGCGTCTTGCTCGGCGTCCCGCTGGGAGTCCCGCTCGGCGTTCCGCTGGGCGTACCGCTCGGCGTCTTGCTCGGCGTCTTGCTCGGCGTTCCGCTGGGCGTGCCGCTCGGCGACTGCGAGCTCCCGGACCCGCTCGGCGTGCCCGAGGGGGTGGTGCTGGCGGTCGGCGACTGGACCTTGCCCATGTCGGCCTCGTCCAGGTCGAAGGAGCCCGTCTCCACGCCGCCCAGCGCGGCGAGGGTGTATTCCTTCCAGATCGCCGCCGGGAAGGAGGAGCCGCCCGCACGACCGCCGCCGGCGGTACCGGTCAGGGTGGTCTGCTTGTGGGTGACGGGTTCCTCGCCGAACATCGCGACGACGGTGACGAGTTCGGGCGTGAACCCGGTGAACCAGGCGGCGTAGTTGCTCTCGGAGGTGCCGGTCTTGCCCGCGGCCTCGTAGGCCGAGCTCCGCACGGCCTTGCCGGAGCCGTCCTTGACGACGCCGGTGAGCACCTTGGTGACGGTGTCGGCGGTCTTGCGGCTGATGGCCGTGTCGCCGACGGCGCGGACCGGCTTGAACTCGCGGGACGCGTGCTTGGCGGACTTGATGATGCTCGGCGTGATCTTCTTGCCGTGGCTGTCGAAGGTGGCGTAGACGCCGGCCATCTCGACGGTGTCGGCGCTCATGGTGCCGAGCGACATGGCCGGCTTGTCCTCGGGCCAGCCGTCGCGGTCGACCATGCCGAGCTGCAGCGCGGTCTTCTTGACCTTCTTCGGCCCGACGTCCACGATCATCTGGGCGTACACGGAGTTCACCGAGGAGTTGGTGGCGTCCTGCACCGTCATCATCGGGTCGCCGTAGTCCTTGTCGTCCTGGTTCTGCGGACTGAACGGGACGTCACTGCCGACCACGGGGCGCTTGCTCGTGCCGTCGTAGAGGCTGCTGGGCGTGATCGGCTTCCCGTCCCGCGTGCTCGCCTTGGTCTCCAGGGCGGAGGCGAGCACGACCGGCTTGAAGGTGGAGCCCGGCTGGAAGTCCTTGCGCAGGGCGTTGCTGGCCCACTGCTCGCTCTGCCCGGTGCCGCCGTACATCGCGACGATCGCACCGGTCTTCGGGTCCACGGAGGTGGCGCCCGCCTGCACGGCGGAGTCGACGGCGCGGCCCTTGCGGTCGAGCTTGGATTCCAGCTCGTCCTGGACGGCCTTCTCCAGCGCCGCCTGCTTCTTCGGGTCGACGGTGAGGGTGATGTCCCAGCCGCCGGCCTTGAGCTGGGCCTCGGTCATGCCGGTCTGCCGCTTGAGCTCCTCGTCGGCGGCCTGGATCAGGTAGCCCTTCTGGCCCTCCATGCCGGGGAGCGCCTTGGGCTTGATCGGCTCCTGGAACTTCATGTCCTTGCGCTTGGCCGCGTCCAGCTTGCCCATCTCGACCATGTTGTCGAGGACGGCGTTGAAGCGGATCATGACGAGGCGCTTGCCGTTCGGACCGGCGGTGGCCCAGTCGTACTGGCTGGGGGCCTGGAGGACGGCGGCGAGGTACGCGCCCTGTTCCAGGGTCAGCTTGTTGGCGTCGACCCCGTAGTAGGCCTGGGCCGCGGCCTGGATGCCGTAGGCGTTGCGGCCGTAGAAGTTGGTGTTCAGGTAGCCCGCGAGGATCTCGGGCTTCTCCTTCGACTGGTCGACCTTGAGGGAGATGATCAGCTCCTTCAGCTTGCGGGTCGCCGTCTGGTCCTGCGTCAGGTAGAAGTTCTTGACGTACTGCTGGGTGATCGTCGAGCCGCCGGCCTTGCCCTTGCCGGTGACGGTGTTGAACAGGCCGCGGCCGATGCCCTTGAGGTCGATGCCCCGGTCCTCGTAGAAGGACTTGTTCTCGATCGCGATGAAGGCCGTCTGCACGTCCGCCGGGATCTTGTCGATCGGCACGATCTGGCGGTTCGTCTTGCCGACGCGGGCGATGACGGTGCCGTCGGCCAGCTTGTAGACGTTGTTCTGGGTCAGCGCGTCGGCGTTGGGGTCCGGCTCGTCCACGTAGAAGTAGAGGCCGACCAGGGCGGCCATGCCGAGCAGGACGGCCCCGAAGAAGGCTCCGAGGATCTTCTTCCAGGTGAAGAAGCGGCGTATGCCGGCCGGCTTGCCGCCCTGCTGCCCGCCCCTGCCCTTGGCGCGCCCGCGCGGCGCTCGCCGTGCACCGCGCTGCTGCTGCGCCCTACGCGCTTCTGCTCGGCCCATCGCTCCCGCTCCGCTCGATTACCCCCCGACGTCAGCTCAGAAAGCTAACACCGGAGCCTGTGACAAAAACCGGCCAACGGGTGCGCATAGCGGGCAATTCGGACGTGACAATGAGCACCCACCCCACCGGAACCGACGCGAACGGAGCCCGGAAGGTTGCCGGGCCCCGGGTCGCACTCCTGCCCGAGCCAAAAAAGTGATATCACTTTGCTAAGCGGCTCGACCGGCCGCCACTGACGAAACGGGGCAGACGATGACCAACACCACGGGTGGAACCGCGAGCGGCGTACGGGAGTTCCCCGCGCGGAGCGTGGGCGGCGGACTGGCGCTGCTGCTCGGCCTGGCGGGCGTGGTCGCCGGGGCGGGCCTGATCGCGCTCGGCGCGGTGTCCGGAAGCGACGCGGCCAAGGCGGGCCTGAGCGCGGCGGGCGTCGTCCTGACCATCGCCGCCGTCATCGCCATGGGCGGGCTGAACACGGTCGCGCCGGGAGAGGCGCGCGTGGTCCAGCTGTTCGGCCGCTACCGCGGCACCGTCCGCACCGACGGACTGCGCTGGGTCAACCCGCTGACCTCCCGCCGGCGGCTGTCCACCAGGGTCCGCAATCACGAGACCCCCGTCATGAAGGTCAACGACGCCTACGGCAACCCGATCGAGCTGGCGGCCGTGGTGGTGTGGCGGGTCGAGGACACCGCGCGCGCCGTGTTCGAGGTCGACGACTTCACCGAGTTCGTCGAGACCCAGACCGAGACGGCCGTCCGGCACATCGCGATCGAGTACCCCTACGACGCCCACGAGGTCGGCGGCCTCTCGCTGCGCGGCAACGCCGAGGAGATCACCGAGAAGCTGACCGCCGAACTGGCCGCCCGCGTCGAGGCGGCCGGCGTCCAGATCATCGAGTCCCGCTTCACCCACCTCGCGTACGCCCCGGAGATCGCCTCCGCGATGCTCCAGCGCCAGCAGGCCGGGGCGATCGTCGCGGCGCGCAAGCAGATCGTCGAGGGCGCGGTCGGTATGGTCGAACTCGCCCTGACCCGCCTCGCGGAGCAGGAGATCGTGGACCTCGACCCGGAACGGAAGGCGGCGATGGTGTCCAACCTGATGGTGGTCCTGTGCGGTGACCGCGCGGCCCAGCCGGTCATCAACACGGGCACCCTCTACCAGTGAGCCCCGACGGCGGTACGGAGCCCCCCGGCCCCGGCGCGGCCGGGGAGCCGGCGCCCGCGCCGGCTCCCAAGGCCGGGCGCCAGGCCCGCAAGCAGGTGCTGCTGCGGCTCGACCCGCAGGTGCACGACGCGCTCGCGCGGTGGGCGGGGGAGGAACTGCGCAGCGCCAACGCGCAGATCGAGTTCCTGCTCCGCCGCGCCCTGTCCGAAGCCGGCCGCCTCCCCGGCGGGGCGGGCCCGATCCCGCCCCGGGGCCGCCCCCGCGCCTCTCCGGATTCCTGAA
Protein-coding sequences here:
- a CDS encoding SpoIIE family protein phosphatase — protein: MTEYPTSQEGPQPVASGGRTDEPGHGTEELGHGKAPLPAAEAVRTHAQPQAADLPRPRATEGAPSASEGAGDPGDPASAPGQGSAPGQGSVPGQGSAPGQGAARVRAGRDEAAAAEAGSARTRDGEAAREAAGRPGATGQAPAFGQAAASGLPSGIGSEATIARREGDRLRFVGAATRRIARGIDLDEIVLGLCRATVPTFSDAILVYLRDPLPVGDERPVGPVVLRLRRTDRLRPIDEFTGAGAAAAAGAGAGLAGAMTPDGELDFSQLALVGPQGDLPAAELCEIRPGGALAEVLRGVRPVFGSSAAARAALPELLGADHPVPRGQRAILAPLRGRRRVIGAAVFLRTPERPAFETNDLLVAAQLATHTALGIDKAVLYGREAYIADELQRTMLPDSLPQPTGVRLASRYLPAAETARVGGDWYDAIPLPGSRVALVVGDVMGHSMTSAAIMGQLRTTAQTLAQLDLPPAEVLHHLDEQAQRLGSDRMATCLYAVYDPVSHRITIANAGHPPPVLLHLGGRAEVLRVPPGAPIGVGGVDFEAVELDAPAGATLVLYTDGLVESRLRDVWTGIEQLRERLATTAQLTGLDHPPPLEALCDDILDMLGPGDRDDDIALLAARFDGIAPSDVAYWFLDPEETAPGRARRFARRALARWGLEELEDSLELLVSEVVTNAVRYAERPVTLRLLRTDVLRCEVGDDSPQLPRQRRARDDDEGGRGLFLVNRMARRWGATRLSSGKVVWFELALPAAPGAPERH
- a CDS encoding transglycosylase domain-containing protein, whose protein sequence is MGRAEARRAQQQRGARRAPRGRAKGRGGQQGGKPAGIRRFFTWKKILGAFFGAVLLGMAALVGLYFYVDEPDPNADALTQNNVYKLADGTVIARVGKTNRQIVPIDKIPADVQTAFIAIENKSFYEDRGIDLKGIGRGLFNTVTGKGKAGGSTITQQYVKNFYLTQDQTATRKLKELIISLKVDQSKEKPEILAGYLNTNFYGRNAYGIQAAAQAYYGVDANKLTLEQGAYLAAVLQAPSQYDWATAGPNGKRLVMIRFNAVLDNMVEMGKLDAAKRKDMKFQEPIKPKALPGMEGQKGYLIQAADEELKRQTGMTEAQLKAGGWDITLTVDPKKQAALEKAVQDELESKLDRKGRAVDSAVQAGATSVDPKTGAIVAMYGGTGQSEQWASNALRKDFQPGSTFKPVVLASALETKASTRDGKPITPSSLYDGTSKRPVVGSDVPFSPQNQDDKDYGDPMMTVQDATNSSVNSVYAQMIVDVGPKKVKKTALQLGMVDRDGWPEDKPAMSLGTMSADTVEMAGVYATFDSHGKKITPSIIKSAKHASREFKPVRAVGDTAISRKTADTVTKVLTGVVKDGSGKAVRSSAYEAAGKTGTSESNYAAWFTGFTPELVTVVAMFGEEPVTHKQTTLTGTAGGGRAGGSSFPAAIWKEYTLAALGGVETGSFDLDEADMGKVQSPTASTTPSGTPSGSGSSQSPSGTPSGTPSKTPSKTPSGTPSGTPSGTPSGTPSKTPKPTASSSKSNTPKPPPPEEEPER
- a CDS encoding SPFH domain-containing protein, which gives rise to MTNTTGGTASGVREFPARSVGGGLALLLGLAGVVAGAGLIALGAVSGSDAAKAGLSAAGVVLTIAAVIAMGGLNTVAPGEARVVQLFGRYRGTVRTDGLRWVNPLTSRRRLSTRVRNHETPVMKVNDAYGNPIELAAVVVWRVEDTARAVFEVDDFTEFVETQTETAVRHIAIEYPYDAHEVGGLSLRGNAEEITEKLTAELAARVEAAGVQIIESRFTHLAYAPEIASAMLQRQQAGAIVAARKQIVEGAVGMVELALTRLAEQEIVDLDPERKAAMVSNLMVVLCGDRAAQPVINTGTLYQ